Part of the Spea bombifrons isolate aSpeBom1 chromosome 3, aSpeBom1.2.pri, whole genome shotgun sequence genome, TATAAGTACCAAGACAggtgaaaaaaatgaatcaacCACAAGAGGGCAGTAAAATAAACATGGAGAATCAAAGGGTTTTGCTGTGCTAGTTGCTATATGTACATTTAAACAGTTAAATGCACTGTTATTGTTCACTTTATACACAGAAACtggttaatattattttgtatatttgcaaACTAGGTATGATAAAAGACATACAAATGCCAATTGCAGATAAAcaacataataacataatagAGAAGGCAGATTAAAGATCTGGAGAtggatacataaaataattgtcTTCCAAAAGTCTTtcaaactcacatatttcaggGATCATTGAAGCGGAGTGTTGGTCCTTCTGGGGTTAATGTATGTTCAGAACCATGTGCACTGTTGTAGCATTTAAACAGATGTATTGGTAATATGACAGTTCTCATGACTTTGGCCAATGTTTGCAACTTTCTGAAAGTGTGGACTATAATAACGGatttgcaaaacaagctgaacgTGAAATGTGGCTAAACACAAATTAATAGTTTGGAGACAGAGCTTCAAACCCTAATAATTTGGCATAATTCCTTTTTGCTGGACCTCAGTTGCCACTGAgaatatgtgaaatgtatatttgttagccctccctgatatatatatatatatatatatatatatacactgacatTAAAAGGTttagggtcacttagctgtttttatGAGAAAACAAAGAAAGTTTAGCTGTAACATCATTgtaaaagagttttctaatgttcaattagccttttaaatgtaaacttaGATTAGCAACGTgtcattagaacacaggagtggcAGTACGTCtgtaaagatattccatttcaAATCATCATTTTCCAGCTTCAATagacatttacaacattaataatgtctacactgtatttccaagccgttattttaatggacaaaaacaaggacatttctaagtgaccccaaacttttaataTTCTCCATATATACCATTCATTACAGTTTATATACTACATATAAGAAGTAAAAGGTCCCATATACCAATCCCTGAATTCAGCTGTTGCCCCATTTTGTCACTTTGACTACACCACAGCTGCCACGAGCATTAATTTAACATTGAAAAACACAGCTTTCTACATAAAACATTTGCCCCACTCGTCTGTCATTTCCCCATAGGTCCCACCAATATTTTAGCTGCAGACTGCGTGTGTAACTGAGACATGTAATGAATGAAAGACGCCGTATGAAGGCCAGCATAGGCTACGGGCAGCCAACATAATTCCTGAGCCCTGGAAAgctttcatttgaaaagtaATTTGGATGAATGCCCACTGGGATGAACATGTTTTGTGCTATGGGATATGCATTTCCCTGTGGGCTCTGATTGACCTTTTTGGTAATCACAGAACAGTTCTCTGTCAATAATTTGGTGACATCACTACTGTAACCAAGCTATCATAGACAGACATATTTTACCATGTTTCTGTATttagatctatctatctctgtctATTTCTCTATTTAGATGTATTGAACTAAAgggaattacaaaaaaactttgAAATAGACATTATCATAGTAACGCACCAGGGTCCCTCTGCTAATTGCAATTAAGCAATCAATCAAACTATTAGTGACAATGCTCTTCATTCAGTTTTCGTCGCCGAATAAATTGCTGAAAGGGTTATTGATGTCTCTAAAACACAAATTACTTGTCAATGAATAAAAGATGGCTTCCAAATACTATCCGGTAGTGTGCGATGAggcaactttattttaaatgtaatcccTTTCTTGGCTGTTGTTTATTGGCTGCTTTATCACAAAATCATAAACAATTTCAAGATTAATTACTTTTTGCTAATGCAAAAAGCAAACTCTATTCTTTATATTACAAGCCCAAGAAATAAAGGTGCCTATTAGAAAAGGGGGGGATTTTGACTGTGGAAATGAAACCCATATTTACTATTAAACTGTTAGGTATTGTCTAactagttatttttttactacttaGTCATTTAATGTACTTGTTAATTTATAACATCATGTATTGTGATGTACtacgttgttgtttttttgcttacAATACTGTTGCatgaaaaaatgctattttataaTATCTGTTCCTGCAGTTCTGCCTGTTTTCCTTATATTagcaaattaatatattaagaaTAAAATCATGTGTTTTTCAGGCTTGGAAACCGATTGTCGTATGAGGGAGCAGGGGAACCTGATCAGTCTCAGGGATCATTAAAACCAGACTCAGATATTTTGCAGAATACACTTCCAGAGAACGACAAGTTCTTTTTGGATATGTCTAGagctgttggcaggtatggatGTGTATATTTGGACAAATGTGGTGAAGATGATACTTTTAATGGCTAActgaagtataatagattgcaagctttcgagactgtctaggtctcttcttcaggcatgtTATTAATTTGTGCATATGATAAATGCTACGACATTCCTGCATGTAATCAAGAATTCTAATTTATGGAATTTCTGCATCTGCTGAATTTGATATgctaatattttatgtaatttgtgtggttatttgtgttttgtagaACGTGCCATCCTAAAATGAACTGTAAAGGTcacattacatgaaaatatgttAGAATAGGTTTAAATAACTTGTATAAAATAtcattattaaagaaataaatagacTGTAATCCTCCCCCGGCCCCATCATAACAGTGGGTAATCTAAACATGTGGGGttatacatattacacaaaaaatccccaaaaataaacacacatgtaCGTATCATAAATCAGCACTCACATTCATTATTAGCTATGTTATGTGTTTTATCatattgcttttatttccttGGCCTTGAAATATTTCTCGAACACAAACATAATTATCAGCTGGAAATCTGATGGGAAAATAACACCCTGCAATCCTATCACATTCACATCAGTATCTACATACTTCATGATTTTTACGATTGTAATATTTGACCTGCTACATCACACCTTCAGTTTCCATGccatacaatgttttttgttcatatacaatgtgtgtgtgtatgctatGTGCTCAATACAATAATCCTAGCCTACCcactttattgaaaaaaaaattgacaagcCAAGTGTATTTTTCCTCTGCTTATGTTCATTTGAATGAGCTGGATGCTTTATCCCATGGCTATTGTGTAGTATATTACACAACcgtgatataataatattttatcagcGTCAATGATGCATAGATAACTATATATATCCAggcaactatatatatatatatatatatatatatatatatatatatatatatatatatatatatataatttcacagtttttacatatttactttttaatcttAATGCAAAATCATAAAATTATATCCTTTCTGAAATtatttgttgtgtttatttAAGAACATCCAGGCATGCTGATGGACTTTTTACCAGTGGATACAGCAAACTGTTGGGTCAGCTTTCTGCAAGAAAATACTTAGAATCTCTAATTGGCAAAAGAGTAAGGTGAGATACAATTCCTTCCTTTTTGAGTTATTTGCAGTAGTATATAGACAAATGAATCGGAGTGCGTTAAATTAAATCAATACTGGGGGATTTCAATATATAGCTTAATACAGTAAGGATTAGTTATAAATGTAATAGTGATACATAGTTTTAAAAGTGTTATTAGTATCAACCGCATATCTTTCCATTGCATTCTATTCTAGTCTAAGGCAAAATTGGGCCAGTTCTGCAGTAGAGTGGGTAAACGGTCAACAGAACAGTTGGTGGTGGTCTGTAGTTGTAATGATAAATATGGCGTTTAATATCCTGACTTGgacaaataatttattaatttagaaTGAGGATGAAAATTATCTGTTGATAGCAATGAAGTATTCTGTaagactgtttttttaaaaaaaagaaaataggtaTGTCTATTAATTAATATCCTCCTGTTCCAAAAACCCCTTAAACCAGCTGTTTCTTAGCAAGCACAATAAATGCTGAAATTAAAACTCTATTTTTACAAGAAAAGATTTGaagtaaaaaacatttatatggcTAGATTAAGTGTAAGGCAGACTAAGTACTTACCTAGATCAACACTGTTTAAGagaagctgaaaaaaaacaattagtcAAGGCTGAACATTAACATTACCATGGGTAACTTTCTCCAACTCcatgacattacatttattaatatagttAGCGCCAGgagattccgtagcactgttacaatcaaTGAGATATTGTAagtaacacacaataacaaactccATGCTCCATCTTCTACTTCCTCTGCGGAGGGCATCCTGTGGTATTTGAAGTAGTActgaaaataatacaaatacataatgAGAAACTGTGTAGATGGTCATGCTTTGGTtacttgtaatatatatattttttgtatttgcatgTATTTCCTTGCTTTGGTTAATATatcacattcattcacataagCACACAAGCAAAATTTTGacttattatatacacatactctaGAATTGTCAAACCTTCCTTGACAATGTTAATATACCATCTACATCAAAACaactgtaaatatgtttttcatgacactctaaatgtatccattttaaaatgtaatatcatAGCTGAAATCTCACATGCCTGGGTGTTATGGGTGGTAAATTCCATTTACTAATTTGCAAAACTAATATCCTATTTTTCAGCAACAATGTGGTGGATGACCAGGCACCAGTAAAACGACACTCAGATGCTGTTTTCACTGACAACTACAGCCGCTTTCGGAAGCAAATGGCTGTAAAGAAATACCTGAATTCAGTTCTCACTGGAAAGAGAAGGTAATAACATCCAAAAGAGcagattacttaaaaaaaagtacttcaTATACTTGAATCATGTGCCTTTCACTTAATCAGAAACTTTACTTCTCCTATCTCATCTAAGATTGATAGTTTGGATTATGACAACTTGTCCTATCATGTCTTCTCTTTTCATGTTCTCTCCTTCTACCTTGTGTACTATGTTGCATGTTTCTATAAGAtcccatattccttttttgCAAGCTATTAATATTTAGATCATGTACATTTTTAGATACTTTGAACCTAGAAATTCATGCATGTGGTGATCACCTTTAATAGATTGGTTAATTTAAAGCTCCCTCAGTATCAGGTCTTCTTCACAGTATTTTACCTACCTGTCAATTtgtcttttaaattaaaaacataaacaaatgcTTTAATTCATAGcaatttaatgtttgtataaaaaaaaaccactataatgtgtattatttctAACATTCTACAGTCAGGAGGACAGTCCTTCAAGCCTTCGAGAAGATACTGACCTCAATCAAGCAACATTTTCAGAAAACTATGACGATCCCACAATTGATGAGTTCCTCAACCATCTCCCACTGGTAAGTAGTATTTGGCATTAGGCAgacttaaagggacctctccAATGGCTAAAAGGGCTGGATGAAAGGGCTCGATTAAATTGACCCACTGAATGGCTATTGACAACTTGACTAGGAAAATCGCGTTCCAAGTATTTTAGAAATTTGGTTTGTAGACATTATGGCAATTATTGTGACAAGAGTTCATCAGTGTAAACATGTTTATACCTTTGTATAATAATGAGTGTGACATAACTTTTAAACAATACAGCTATCCTTTCTGGGTTATATTGTGCAGGAAACGCCTTAGTCTCTATTGTAATGATATTGTAATGATGAATTGGACCAAGGTTGATCTTGCAAGTCAATGTATCCATAGTTTAATTTGAGCAAGATTTGTGAGGGAGCTGGCTAGAAGATCCACATTGTCCAGTGGTCAATGGAGAGAATTGTGTACATGGAAcagatttttgtgtgtttttttcactgaCTTAGGAATTTACAGTAAAATTGCTGTTTCATCTTGGTAGtttaactatgtattatatTCACTGAACCAAGAATGGGCAGGATAGTTGCTTTTTGAACTCTCTGAAATCATAATGCATTATGAATAAGCAATGCCACAAGTTTCTCCTAAAAGAGGTCCTTGGTTGGCCTTGTACAATATATAGTCTTCTCTGTAAAATGTCATCTCATCAAAGGAACAATACATCattcagggccagctcagcccttcttgtggAAGAAGCTTGTCAGCTtttgccctttataatgcaaagTCTGTTAATTGAAAGTTTCAACTCTCTGCAAATCtttatttagtgaaaaaaaaaaccctattttcTACTATAAGAGAAGGACatcaagagaggaaagagagacatGCACATTTGGGACAAAAGCAGAGACTGTCCCTCCTACAGAGGGATAATTCTTGTATAAAAAAGTGATAGCGAAAAACCTGAGGTGCTGTAATATGTGGTGTTAGGATGGCGCGGGTGGCATTTGGAGAACCCTTGCAGGACTTTGGGGTATTCAGAGAACCCACATAAAGTCACTTTCCCAATATGTGTTATAGCTGGAATTATCCTCAGAAGCTCTACCCAAATGTATCTGTGAGTAGTTGCATTGGGAAGGTAGGGCAGGCCACGCAATGACTTGGGCCAACTTCAGGTAGACTTGAAAGGGAGCTGGAAGTGGACAGAACCTGGACAGGTAGCACACTGAAACCCACCACCACTCCCCCAGTCTGGAGATCAGATCCTATCCCTGAAGCCAAACTTTAATTTCTATTCATGTGCTCATTTAGGGatcttttatttacaataaaaaaaatgaataatatagaTGTAATGATAACCagttgtcctttttttttcagaaccttTGAAGAAGACCATCAGGCTGTTTCATCAAAAGAACAAGCTATATTTTTTAGTTTGACATAGTCTTTCAAAAAACAACTTCAGTATTCAA contains:
- the VIP gene encoding VIP peptides; translation: MEHRNTFHFLVSFTLFSVICFRTMALPPLGTYSNNRLGNRLSYEGAGEPDQSQGSLKPDSDILQNTLPENDKFFLDMSRAVGRTSRHADGLFTSGYSKLLGQLSARKYLESLIGKRVSNNVVDDQAPVKRHSDAVFTDNYSRFRKQMAVKKYLNSVLTGKRSQEDSPSSLREDTDLNQATFSENYDDPTIDEFLNHLPLNL